In Spinacia oleracea cultivar Varoflay chromosome 5, BTI_SOV_V1, whole genome shotgun sequence, a single window of DNA contains:
- the LOC110779764 gene encoding amino acid transporter AVT1I: protein MEGESSEKILIRQALLESDLRDDDAKYVHQGDASFSKTLFNGLNALSGVGILSVPYALASGGWLSVLLLFAIAVAAFYAGLLIKRCMEVDPSITSFPDIGERAFGNIGRTVVTVFMCAELYLVVTGFLIVEGDNLHNLFPKMNFNVFGLELGGRKGFVLIVALLITPSVWLSNISILSYISATGVIASVMIIISVLWVGTFEGIGFHSKGELLNWSGIPTAVSLYGFCYCAHPVFPTLYHSMKKKHNFSKVLLLCFVCMTISYASIAIFGYLMFGSKLNPEITLNLPIEKLSSKVAIYTTLVSPLSKYALMLEPVASATESWFPNYHKKRSFRILIRTALVASQAIIALNLPFFGHFISLVGSFLSVTASITIPCLCFWKISGSRLGSEQALIIAVLHSDTPYTFSILIAIFGTYTSLLHLLQGTVLPY from the exons ATGGAGGGTGAATCTAGCGAAAAGATTTTGATTAGACAAGCTCTATTGGAGAGTGATTTGCGAGACGACGACGCTAAGTATGTTCACCAAGGCGACGCTTCTTTCTCCAAGACTCTCTTCAATGGCCTCAATGCTCTTTCAG GAGTTGGAATACTGTCAGTACCATATGCTCTAGCATCAGGTGGTTGGTTAAGTGTGCTACTACTGTTTGCCATTGCCGTGGCAGCTTTTTATGCGGGCTTGCTTATTAAACGATGTATGGAAGTGGATCCAAGTATAACATCTTTCCCTGACATTGGAGAACGTGCATTTGGGAATATAGGGAGAACAGTTGTAACGGTGTTTATGTGTGCAGAGCTGTACTTGGTCGTAACAGGTTTCTTGATTGTGGAAGGAGACAATCTACAtaatctttttccaaaaatgaactTCAATGTCTTTGGTTTAGAACTTGGAGGAAGAAAAGGTTTTGTGTTGATTGTTGCGCTTCTTATTACTCCTTCCGTTTGGTTGAGTAACATAAGTATCCTTTCTTACATATCCGCTACTGGTGTTATAGCTTCTGTAATGATAATTATATCGGTTTTATGGGTTGGCACATTTGAGGGTATTGGATTCCACAGCAAAGGTGAGCTTCTGAATTGGTCAGGGATCCCTACGGCTGTCAGCTTATATGGCTTCTGTTATTGTGCTCATCCTGTTTTCCCTACTCTGTACCACTCCATGAAGAAAAAGCACAACTTCTCAAAG GTACTACTGTTATGTTTCGTCTGCATGACCATCAGTTATGCTTCCATCGCAATATTTGGCTATCTGATGTTCGGTTCAAAGTTAAATCCAGAGATAACTCTAAACCTTCCAATTGAAAAACTGAGCTCAAAAGTGGCAATATATACAACATTGGTCAGTCCACTTTCTAAATACGCACTTATGTTAGAACCAGTTGCCAGTGCAACTGAGAGCTGGTTTCCGAATTACCACAAGAAAAGGTCCTTCAGAATTCTCATCCGGACAGCTCTTGTTGCTAGTCAAGCTATTATAGCGCTAAATCTTCCTTTCTTTGGGCATTTTATATCTCTGGTCGGATCATTTTTAAGCGTTACTGCATCAATTACGATTCCATGCTTGTGCTTCTGGAAGATTTCAGGTTCTAGACTAGGAAGTGAACAAGCTCTTATCATAGCCGTTTTGCATTct gacaccccATACACATTCAGTATACTCATTGCAATATTTGGTACCTATACGTCTTTGTTACATCTTCTACAGGGTACCGTTTTGCCTTACTAA
- the LOC130460908 gene encoding uncharacterized protein: MAGGFKSLDCGRGAALTGRRPRDRNQPFTRVNRSRVDGTAQPAPDKSQQKSPEKGFESAADVNIAGQGGDVVADVEPIAQPDLMVVDLMTPTRQNQEQEVNDTDVAGMGQKTPPLMPPTLHTSSGYVRPSQSAGTSSGLNMGVFVRPGEWIEKTPICLSPKKMKYFEVPPGEPDEPWNPKIDLLRGESILTDDCKGGGCMGWRALKDLATPRDNPAAEIDAPAAQHMNDMLKACNSAVELVKLYLCYQEQNEALQKRQADLDQQLGDTKRDLDQKSSELERLKQRNKELESVASQLTAEEIKNKELSEKLQEADENAKTAYRTGARDGALRFTRSQTYSKRITDSHNGGWFAAHRCGVHGIGLTQEDCQDIEYAFLVEQKHKEPTGWETQIIPEEIIQNADPLTLPPIELKEEDYLDPALLSSSTNQTDHQQV, encoded by the exons ATGGCCGGTGGTTTTAAAAGTTTGGATTGCGGTCGCGGTGCTGCCCTTACTGGCAGGCGTCCTCGTGATCGTAACCAACCCTTCACTCGGGTGAATCGGTCTCGAGTGGATGGTACTGCGCAGCCTGCCCCTGACAAGTCTCAGCAGAAGTCTCCTGAGAAGGGTTTTGAATCAGCTGCCGATGTGAACATCGCAGGCCAAGGGGGTGATGTTGTTGCGGATGTTGAGCCGATAGCCCAACCAGACTTGATGGTTGTGGATCTTATGACTCCAACCCGCCAGAACCAAGAGCAAGAGGTAAATGATACTGATGTTGCTGGTATGGGCCAGAAGACTCCTCCTCTCATGCCTCCTACTCTTCATACTTCTTCTGGGTATGTTCGCCCTAGCCAGAGTGCTGGTACCAGCTCTGGTCTGAACATGGGTGTCTTTGTCCGTCCTGGGGAGTGGATTGAGAAGACTCCGATTTGCCTATCCCCCAAGAAGATGAAGTACTTTGAGGTTCCTCCTGGTGAGCCTGATGAACCCTGGAACCCTAAAATCGATCTTCTTCGTGGTGAGTCGATACTCACCGACGACTGCAAAGGGGGTGGTTGTATGGGTTGGAGGGCTTTGAAGGATCTGGCTACTCCTCGCGACAATCCTGCTGCTGAGATTGACGCGCCGGCTGCCCAACATATGAATGATATGCTCAAG GCTTGCAACTCTGCAGTGGAGCTTGTGAAGCTGTACCTTTGCTACCAGGAGCAGAATGAGGCCCTGCAGAAGAGGCAAGCTGATTTGGACCAACAATTGGGTGATACCAAACGTGATCTGGATCAGAAATCCTCTGAGCTGGAGAGGTTGAAACAGCGAAACAAAGAGCTGGAGAGTGTTGCGAGCCAGTTGACTGCAGAGGAGATTAAGAATAAAGAGTTGTCTGAGAAGCTGCAGGAGGCAGATGAAAATGCCAAGACTGCCTACAGAACCGGTGCTCGAGATGGTGCCTTGCGTTTCACCCGTAGTCAGACTTATAGCAAACGCATTACTGATAGTCACAACGGTGGCTGGTTTGCGGCTCATCGCTGTGGTGTGCATGGCATTGGTCTAACACAGGAGGATTGCCAGGATATTGAGTATGCATTCTTGGTGGAGCAGAAGCACAAGGAACCTACTGGTTGGGAGACACAGATCATTCCTGAAGAGATTATTCAAAATGCTGATCCTTTGACTCTCCCTCCCATTGAGCTGAAGGAAGAAGACTACCTGGATCCTGCCCTGCTGTCTTCCAGTACCAACCAGACGGATCATCAACAAGTTTGA
- the LOC130460909 gene encoding uncharacterized protein, whose protein sequence is MSSERDSDNVLSGAGYDDADPASTSEDVNFEDDDKPSASDYFEPSYEDAAKELQAHMRKQDAVRGAHLEDVAGGSRQMDEGEVSSRANDAAGSDNSAGSGGGEDEDIGDSILESDDDIGQLWDDGEDVTSLCEQVLREGDLDVEPDSDTEEMSYRVESPPPAGSAVYKAKIIKSFRDRAIKDDHPRWAKEYLKLPKGYRLVIPAEGSVILDCPPDHIGVYAHHLDFDLRFPLHPFIEKVFRAWNVCLAQVTPQVVRNVVAFTWLLSFKQWPQTINLFRRLIWLKKYKKKSGWWSFYTKASKMTVNPKLSSCKDWEKKFYWLRVPSDFPIRTRFHLPRPHMNHYPIRELGFREKRARQFVSCLHVDTGLQKSVTVPKYWLPPAKYILGNGPLSAVGLCHTHTLGMIVGLIAISPSYIV, encoded by the exons ATGTCGAGTGAGCGAGATAGTGATAATGTGTTGAGTGGGGCTGGGTATGACGATGCTGACCCTGCGTCTACCTCTGAGGATGTCAATTTTGAGGATGATGATAAACCGTCTGCCTCTGACTATTTTGAGCCGTCTTACGAGGATGCTGCAAAGGAATTACAGGCTCATATGCGCAAACAG GATGCCGTCAGGGGTGCCCATCTAGAGGACGTGGCTGGTGGGAGCCGTCAGATGGATGAAGGGGAGGTTAGCAGTCGTGCTAACGATGCTGCGGGGTCCGATAACTCCGCCGGTAGCGGTGGGGGAGAGGATGAGGATATAGGGGATTCAATTTTGGAGTCTGATGATGATATTGGCCAGTTGTGGGATGATGGTGAAGACGTGACCTCTCTATGTGAGCAGGTTTTGAGAGAAGGGGATCTGGATGTGGAACCAGATTCCGATACGGAGGAGATGAGCTACAGGGTTGAGAGTCCTCCTCCTGCTGGTAGTGCCGTTTACAAAGCTAAAATAATCAAATCTTTCCGTGATAGGGCTATCAAAGACGACCATCCGCGCTGGGCCAAAGAGTATTTGAAACTGCCCAAAGGGTACCGTCTCGTGATTCCTGCTGAGGGGAGTGTGATTTTGGATTGTCCTCCTGATCATATCGGCGTGTATGCCCATCATCTAGATTTCGACCTCCGATTTCCTCTTCATCCTTTTATAGAGAAGGTATTCCGGGCTTGGAATGTATGTTTGGCGCAGGTAACGCCTCAGGTAGTGAGGAATGTTGTGGCTTTTACCTGGCTGCTATCTTTTAAACAATGGCCCCAAACCATTAACCTGTTTAGGCGGCTGATTTGGTTGAAAAAGTACAAGAAGAAGTCTGGATGGTGGTCTTTTTACACCAAGGCAAGTAAAATGACAGTCAACCCCAAGCTGTCTAGCTGTAAAGATTGGGAAAAGAAGTTCTACTGGTTGAGAGTGCCTTCTGATTTCCCCATTCGGACTCGCTTTCATCTCCCCCGTCCTCATATGAACCATTACCCCATTCGGGAGTTGGGTTTCAGGGAGAAAAGGGCCCGTCAGTTTGTGTCATGTTTGCATGTTGACACCGGTTTGCAGAAGTCTGTGACCGTTCCTAAGTACTGGTTGCCTCCTGCTAAGTATATTTTGGGAAATGGGCCGCTGTCTGCAGTTGGCTTGTGCCACACCCATACTCTTGGTATGATCGTGGGGCTGATAGCTATATCCCCCTCTTATATTGTTTAA